A window from Herbaspirillum sp. meg3 encodes these proteins:
- the flhD gene encoding flagellar transcriptional regulator FlhD: protein MNTNDMMAEIRDANLSYLMLAQQMIRSDKATAIFRLGISDEIADMIQGLSNAQILKLAGTNMMLTRFRFDDGAILGMLTNYNKDKGLAQSHAAILMACQPVEQIS, encoded by the coding sequence ATGAATACCAATGACATGATGGCTGAAATTCGGGATGCAAATCTGAGTTATTTGATGTTGGCTCAGCAAATGATTCGTTCTGACAAAGCTACAGCCATATTCCGTCTTGGTATCAGCGATGAGATCGCCGATATGATCCAAGGCTTGAGCAATGCTCAAATCCTCAAGCTCGCGGGCACCAACATGATGTTGACTCGCTTTCGTTTCGACGACGGTGCGATCCTCGGTATGCTGACCAACTACAACAAAGATAAAGGGCTGGCGCAATCTCACGCCGCCATTCTCATGGCTTGTCAGCCAGTCGAACAAATTTCCTGA
- the flhC gene encoding flagellar transcriptional regulator FlhC, which produces MAKKSVITEAQEIQLAIELINLGARLQLLESETSLSRERLLKLYKELKGVSPPKGMLPFSTDWFITWQPNIHSSLFINIHKYLVGYAKISGIEAVMKAYKLYLEQAGQVAEGDESVLSLTRAWTLVRFFESKMLTTTPCSKCGGHFVVHRLDLHQDYLCGLCHMPSRAGKTKKAKDAIAAPMVEALPMVAAVA; this is translated from the coding sequence ATGGCTAAGAAGAGCGTGATAACAGAGGCGCAAGAGATTCAATTGGCGATTGAGCTGATCAATCTTGGTGCGCGTCTTCAATTGCTGGAGTCTGAAACCTCCTTGTCGCGTGAGCGTCTTCTCAAGCTCTACAAAGAGCTGAAGGGTGTGTCGCCACCAAAGGGTATGTTGCCTTTTTCGACGGACTGGTTCATCACCTGGCAGCCGAACATTCATTCCTCCTTGTTTATCAATATCCATAAGTACCTTGTCGGGTACGCCAAGATTTCCGGCATCGAAGCAGTGATGAAAGCCTATAAGCTCTACCTTGAGCAGGCCGGCCAAGTTGCTGAAGGCGATGAATCCGTATTGTCGCTGACACGTGCATGGACACTGGTGCGCTTCTTTGAAAGCAAGATGCTGACGACCACGCCTTGCAGCAAATGCGGCGGTCATTTTGTTGTGCATCGTCTGGACTTGCATCAGGATTATCTGTGCGGGCTGTGCCACATGCCTTCACGTGCAGGCAAGACCAAGAAGGCCAAAGACGCGATTGCCGCTCCGATGGTTGAGGCATTGCCGATGGTGGCTGCTGTCGCCTGA
- a CDS encoding class I SAM-dependent methyltransferase, with protein MESGQRRSLLQAPAVQALIVLCVALVLALLIGQVSKHTFGIDVTPIPFAFLHGALAAGIAYVRRMASWWMPILLFFPPAAVLVNSLQLPPALFLAIFLFLLLLFWSTFRSQVPFYPSGRPVWDAVAELLPVDRPLKVIDIGSGLGGAVLYLSRVRQNSRFVGIELAPLPWLVSHVRALLTGSRGSFIRGDYTLLDFADYDVIFAYLSPAAMTALWNKAKVEMRSGTLLLSYEFIIEGVKPSIAVQPKEKGPVLYGWYM; from the coding sequence ATGGAGTCGGGGCAGCGCAGATCTCTGCTGCAGGCGCCCGCTGTACAAGCTTTAATCGTTTTATGCGTAGCCCTGGTGCTGGCGCTTCTGATCGGTCAGGTCAGTAAGCACACCTTTGGCATTGACGTCACTCCCATTCCTTTTGCTTTTTTGCACGGTGCGTTGGCGGCTGGTATTGCTTACGTCCGTCGCATGGCGTCCTGGTGGATGCCGATTCTCTTGTTTTTCCCGCCTGCAGCGGTATTGGTTAATTCGCTGCAGCTACCTCCCGCGCTCTTCCTCGCCATTTTCCTGTTTCTGTTGTTGTTGTTCTGGTCGACATTTCGTAGCCAGGTACCGTTCTATCCGTCCGGGCGTCCGGTGTGGGATGCGGTGGCAGAGCTATTGCCGGTGGATCGGCCTCTTAAGGTCATCGATATCGGTAGCGGTCTGGGTGGGGCGGTATTGTATTTGTCGCGCGTCAGGCAGAACAGCCGTTTTGTCGGGATTGAACTGGCGCCCCTGCCTTGGCTGGTCAGTCATGTGCGGGCTTTGCTGACAGGCAGTCGTGGCAGTTTTATCCGCGGTGACTATACCTTGCTGGATTTTGCGGACTACGACGTAATTTTTGCGTACCTGTCGCCAGCAGCAATGACGGCATTATGGAACAAGGCGAAGGTGGAAATGCGTTCGGGCACGTTATTGCTGAGCTATGAATTCATCATCGAGGGAGTCAAGCCGAGTATCGCCGTACAGCCGAAGGAAAAGGGCCCGGTTTTATATGGTTGGTATATGTGA
- the motA gene encoding flagellar motor stator protein MotA, with the protein MLVIIGYVIVMASVFGGFAMAGGHLGALFQPIELLMIGGAAGGAFLVGNNNKAIKATLKALPTVFKGSTYTKALYMELMSLMFEILTKSRKEGLMSIEGDIEEPEASPIFSKYPGVLADHHLIEFMTDYLRLMVSGNMDAFQIENLMDNEIETHHHEGEIPAHCIAKLGDGMPAFGIVAAVMGVVHTMESVGIPPSELGMLIAHALVGTFLGILLAYGFVGPLSSLLEQKLHESTKIYQCVKVTLLASLNGYAPALSIEFGRKVLFSTERPSFLELEEHVKQAKGK; encoded by the coding sequence TTGTTAGTCATAATTGGATATGTGATCGTCATGGCGTCCGTCTTCGGCGGATTTGCAATGGCCGGGGGGCATCTAGGGGCACTCTTTCAACCAATCGAACTGCTGATGATCGGCGGCGCGGCGGGTGGTGCTTTTCTTGTCGGTAACAACAACAAGGCCATCAAGGCGACGCTCAAGGCGCTGCCGACGGTCTTCAAGGGGTCGACTTACACCAAAGCTCTGTACATGGAGCTGATGTCGCTGATGTTCGAAATTCTGACCAAGTCGCGTAAAGAGGGCTTGATGTCAATCGAAGGCGATATCGAAGAACCGGAAGCCAGCCCGATTTTCAGCAAATATCCGGGCGTTCTGGCAGATCACCATCTGATCGAATTCATGACCGACTATCTGCGTTTGATGGTGTCGGGGAACATGGATGCGTTTCAGATCGAGAATCTGATGGACAACGAAATCGAGACCCATCATCACGAAGGCGAAATTCCAGCTCATTGTATTGCCAAGCTCGGCGACGGTATGCCGGCGTTCGGTATTGTGGCGGCGGTGATGGGCGTGGTGCACACGATGGAATCGGTGGGTATTCCACCGTCCGAACTGGGTATGCTGATCGCCCATGCGCTGGTCGGTACCTTCCTCGGTATTCTGCTTGCATACGGCTTTGTGGGTCCATTGTCGAGCTTGCTGGAGCAAAAACTCCATGAGTCGACCAAGATCTATCAATGCGTCAAAGTTACATTGCTCGCCAGCTTGAATGGGTATGCTCCTGCCTTGTCGATCGAATTCGGTCGTAAGGTCCTGTTCTCGACAGAACGTCCTTCCTTCCTTGAGTTGGAAGAGCACGTCAAACAGGCAAAAGGCAAGTAA
- the motB gene encoding flagellar motor protein MotB: protein MADEGLRPIIVKRIKKGGGGHHGGAWKIAYADFVTAMMAFFLLMWLLGSTAKGDLNGIAEYFKTPLKVAMAGGSGSGDANTVLPGGGKDLTRQEGQLRKGENEVVNKRSVRAAQAELEKAERQRLDELKKRIETAIDSSPTLKQFKNQLLIDITSEGLRIQIVDEKNRPMFALASAQLQPYTREILREIGKTLNDVPNKISLSGHTDATPYSSGEKGYSNWELSADRANASRRELISGGMDESKVLRVVGLSSAVLLDKEDPFNPINRRISIIVMNKKAEELVQNGGSSSLDVTSDSDVKDGLSEQPVKN from the coding sequence ATGGCCGACGAAGGGCTACGTCCCATTATTGTTAAACGCATCAAGAAGGGCGGCGGCGGTCATCACGGCGGCGCCTGGAAGATCGCCTACGCCGACTTCGTGACGGCGATGATGGCGTTCTTCCTGCTGATGTGGCTGCTTGGCTCGACCGCGAAGGGTGACCTCAACGGTATTGCCGAATATTTCAAAACTCCCCTGAAAGTAGCGATGGCCGGTGGCTCAGGCAGCGGTGACGCCAATACGGTGTTACCCGGCGGCGGTAAGGATCTGACGCGTCAGGAAGGTCAATTGCGCAAGGGCGAAAATGAAGTCGTCAACAAGCGCAGCGTACGCGCTGCTCAGGCCGAACTCGAAAAAGCAGAGCGCCAGCGTCTGGATGAGTTGAAGAAGCGTATCGAAACCGCCATCGACAGCAGCCCGACACTGAAGCAATTCAAGAATCAATTGTTGATCGACATTACCTCTGAGGGTTTGCGTATCCAGATCGTGGACGAAAAGAACCGTCCGATGTTTGCCCTGGCCAGTGCGCAACTGCAACCGTACACCCGTGAAATCTTGCGTGAGATCGGCAAAACGCTAAACGACGTGCCCAACAAGATCAGTCTCTCCGGGCATACTGATGCCACGCCGTATTCCAGTGGTGAAAAGGGATACAGCAACTGGGAGTTGTCCGCCGACCGCGCCAATGCATCGCGTCGCGAACTGATTTCCGGCGGGATGGATGAATCCAAGGTGCTGCGCGTAGTGGGGTTGTCTTCTGCGGTGCTGTTGGATAAGGAAGATCCTTTCAATCCGATCAACCGCCGCATCAGCATCATCGTCATGAACAAGAAGGCTGAAGAGTTGGTACAAAATGGTGGATCGTCATCTCTGGATGTAACGTCTGATTCGGACGTGAAAGATGGTCTCAGCGAACAGCCCGTCAAGAATTAA